Within the Sulfitobacter sp. JL08 genome, the region ACCCGCCCCCGCAGTTCGATTTTTTGACCGTTGGCACGGATCACAGCCAGCTTGGCCAGTTTGGTCCGGATTTTCCCGCCTCGGTCATTGCCGATGACAACCGTCTCTCGCGCCGAAATCTCTTGCGCCCGGATCAGTCCCGATCCCGTAAACGACGGACCGACAAGACACAAAAGGCAGGCTGCGAAACACCGCATCCACTGGCCAAATTTGCGCACGCAGCGCGTTGTGCCGGCGCACCCATTGCCCATCATACATCACCTCACCATTGACCGGCGTTAAAACGCACGCCGAATGCCCGCGCCCCCACGACGCCCGGACAGCACAACAGACAAGAACTAACAGGAAATTGACCCGGCCCCGCGAAATACGGTCGGTTTGATTAAACTGCTCAGGACCGGGCGAAAACCTTAGTTGATGGCCGCCACCATGGAAGTGGTCAGCAGCGATGGCGTGATTTGCTGGATCACCCTGTTCCAGCGGGTAACCGGCTGTTCGGCGACAAAGATGATATCGTCGGGGCGCAATTCGAACCGCGTTGCCAGTGTAAGATTGGCCGCATTTCGGGCATCCAGATGCCAGGCTGTGACCGCGCCGAATTCGCGCGGGTCGGGCGATGCGCGCAACACATAGATTTCGGAGATATCGCCGGTCCGGACAAGAACGCCGTCGCCGGCGCCATAAAGCGCATCCGCCAGCGATGCGCGTTGTTCGTAAGGCAGTGTAAACCGCATCTGGGATTTCACTTCGCCCGTCAGATAAACGTGATCCTGATCATTTGCGCCGAAATCACTGCGCACCTGAAAATTTGATCGCGCCTCTTCCAGATTGGCCCTGCGCAAAGACACTTCCGTCAGCAATTCCTGTACAGCAAGTTCTCGGGACTGGCGGCGCGCATCATCCAGCAATATCTGCTGTTCAAAGTAAGCCTGCGCTCTGGCCAGATCGTATTCGGTATCAACAAAAATGGAATCATTTGCCAGCAGTGGCGTTTTCATCAATTTGGGATCGGAATAAAGGCGCTGCAACGGAATCTGGTACAGGCTTCCGTCGCGGTAGAGCCGCACCGAAGCGTGATCCTGATCGCTTGCAGTGATACCGCCTGCGGCGGCAATGACCTCGTCCAGATAGAGGGGCGTCAGTTTGATCGCCGCGATTGCCGGATTGGCGACGGCCCCGCCGATGGAAACGCGGTGCGCATTGAACTCTGCAACCTCAAGACTGAATGTCGGGTCAATCTGGTTTCCCACAAACGCCTGAAACAGCGTCGCTTCGGCCTGATCCACGGTCATATGCGCAATTCTGACGCGG harbors:
- a CDS encoding polysaccharide biosynthesis/export family protein → MRNSIVFGVLLALGGCGAIYKSPSISTQTASQTPVRVLAISGENLLLANSSPYRPKTLPAVFSQTAGTGSGFAGVQTYPQGAISAQPRPGSIETRLPPQVKHSPYRFGIGDVVVVATQGGFLSEGGASDPGVMQNIRRGHTVQDDGAVAIPNVGRVRIAHMTVDQAEATLFQAFVGNQIDPTFSLEVAEFNAHRVSIGGAVANPAIAAIKLTPLYLDEVIAAAGGITASDQDHASVRLYRDGSLYQIPLQRLYSDPKLMKTPLLANDSIFVDTEYDLARAQAYFEQQILLDDARRQSRELAVQELLTEVSLRRANLEEARSNFQVRSDFGANDQDHVYLTGEVKSQMRFTLPYEQRASLADALYGAGDGVLVRTGDISEIYVLRASPDPREFGAVTAWHLDARNAANLTLATRFELRPDDIIFVAEQPVTRWNRVIQQITPSLLTTSMVAAIN